CcctccgtgcaacgcacgggctcttaaaggctagtatatAACTATTTTAAGACGATTTGTGAGCATTTGTggcaatactatatatatatatatatatatatatatatatatatatatatatatatatatatatatatatatatatatatagtggtaggatcaagagggaagtaaccattcgggggaagcggggggaagcaaaaacttttttttttttcgtttttttaaaaaactttgttcacgaacattatagatgagatgaaaatatgaacatttagtagagacactttgtgataaatgtttttattttggcgggaaaacgctcgaaaagtaatatataacaattatcgtgtttttcgagcgtattttgaggttttagctattggggtttagatattagggtttagatattagggtttatagggtttagatattagggtttagaaatttagggtttagggtttagatttagggtttagatttaggatttagattgagtttttaacacgaacggtttagagttttagggtttagggtttagggtttagggtttagggtttggtgttttgggtttatggaataaacccaaaacaccaaaccctaaaccctaaaccctaaaccctaaaactctaaatcgggctaaattttatttcacaaaacatgaaaaaaaaacgttcatattcttcacgaacaatattatcttgaatgttatttttgtcgatcgttttcccgcctaaataataacattcatcacgaagtgtctcttctaaatgttcatattttcttgtgatcttgatgccggaaaaaaaaaatttcaaaaaaaacgaaattttttatttttttttgcttccccccgcttccccccgaatggtgttacttccccattgatcctgcccctatatatatatatatatatatatatatatatatatatatatatatatatatatatatatatatatatatatgtatgtatatatatatatatatatatatatattttaattttgcgaatatatttttcagtttgttatcatttaataattatttttatttttatttttattactgtatTATTTTTAGTCGATAACATTAAGAAAAGGGTATAACGGTAATTTGAAGGGCATAAGGTTACCTAACGAACCGGAGAAGACCCGGATTCTCACCTTGGTAGAAAAGGGTATAACGGTAATTTGAAGGGCATAAGGTTACCTAACGAACCGGAGAAGACCCGGATTCTCACCTTGGGACGAACCGGAGGTGAGCTCGGACTAGCCATAAGCCCAAGTGTAGAACTCACTCCTAAAAGCTAGCTTGAAGGAGGAGGGAACACTTATGAGCCATCACTCAATCCCATACTTGGGCGATGTGGGATCGTAACAATACTAAGGATGGAACACCTTAAGTTATAAGCCATCACCCGATCCCATACCGGGGCGATGTGGGATCGTAACAGATAAACCCTAGATCATTGGCCATCTGTAATCATGGGTAGATTTCATCGATTTCTGGATTAGTTTCATAAAATTTTGCCCCAATTTCATCGTGATCTTTTCCATTTTAACACTGCGATGTTGATTTCATTGTGAATGCAGGTATCTCTCGTGATTCCATGCACAAAAGACGTGAAACTGGTGGAAAGAAGAAGGCCTGGAGAAAGAAGCGTAAGTATTTCTCTTGATCTTGTATGCTGATTGTTTATAGTTTTTTTTATAATTACATTCACTCAAATGAGAATTTTATGTCACAGTTTCTATATTTCTTATAAGGTACGAGCTCGGCAGACAGCCAGCAAACACTAAGATCTCCAGCAACAAAACTGTTAGGAGGGTGCGGGTACGTGGCGGTAATGTCAAATGGCGTGCTTTGAGGTTGGACACAGGTAATTACTCTTGGGGAAGCGAGGCTGTAACCAGAAAGACGCGTATTTTGGACGTGGTTTACAATTCATCCAACAATGAGCTGGTCAGGACCGACTCTTGTCAAGAGTGCTATTGTGCTGCTCCTTTTAAGCAATGGTATCTACAACACTATGGCGTTGATATTGGTCGTAAGAAGAAAACAACTGCTTCAACAACAAAAAAAAGAGGGGGAGGTATGTTATTGATTGTTAAAGAATAAGAATTACCTTTAATGTTGCTTATATTTTTTGTTTTATTgtctgtttttatttttattgttttatatAGGATGAAGTTAAAGAATAAGAAATTTTTTTAAATGTTATGTTTTTATTGATTTATATAGGACGTCGAGGGTGCACCGGAGGATGCTAAGAAGAGTAATCATGTTGCGAGGAAAATCGAAAAGCGTCAAGAGGACCGTAAATTACTTGACCCACACGTTGAAGAACAATTTTCCGGTGGGCGGCTTTTGGTGGCAATCTCTTCACGCCCTGGCCAATGTGGTCGTGCTGATGGGTATGTGAATTCAACCAACTCTATTCTTGTATTCGAGAATATGAGCCAGTTATATTGTTTGTCCTTAGGTTGcttaatattacaaattttaaaATTAGCTTAACATAGGCAGCATATATTATGTTACATCTCCATAATAATCTTTGTAGATAAGCCGTGACCTAATTGTTCATGTGTATACCACCTAATAATCACTTATTATTGGAATAATTTGGGAATGTTCGATTGCTAGAGAGTAACTAGCTACTTATTGTTATCGTAT
This window of the Rutidosis leptorrhynchoides isolate AG116_Rl617_1_P2 chromosome 7, CSIRO_AGI_Rlap_v1, whole genome shotgun sequence genome carries:
- the LOC139858032 gene encoding small ribosomal subunit protein eS8-like encodes the protein MHKRRETGGKKKAWRKKRKYELGRQPANTKISSNKTVRRVRVRGGNVKWRALRLDTGNYSWGSEAVTRKTRILDVVYNSSNNELVRTDSCQECYCAAPFKQWYLQHYGVDIGRKKKTTASTTKKRGGGMLLIGAPEDAKKSNHVARKIEKRQEDRKLLDPHVEEQFSGGRLLVAISSRPGQCGRADGYILEGKELEFYMKKLHKKKG